The nucleotide sequence ATCCGTTGCCGGGTGGCGGCACCCTTCGGCGTCAACACGCGCTCCATACGCCCCACGATAGGCGACACCCGCGGTCGCGCGCCGGGCGCTCAGCCGTCCAGCCGCCTGACCACCCGGGCCGGGTTGCCCACCGCCAGCACCCCGGCGGGCAGATCCTTCGTGACGACGGATCCCGCGCCCACCACCGTGCTCTCACCGATCGTCACCCCCGGGCAGACGATCACGCCGCCGCCGAGCCAGACGTTGTCGCCGATGGTCACCGGCAGGGCCCTCTCCCAGCCGGCCCTGCGGCGCTCGGCGTCCAGCTCGTGGGCCGGGGTGAGCAGCTGGACATTGGGACCGATCTGGACGTCCGAGCCGATGGTGATCGGAGCCGCGTCGAGGAAGACCGCGTTGAAGTTGATGAAGGTCCGGTCGCCGATGGTGATGTAGGAGCCGT is from Streptomyces sp. NBC_00370 and encodes:
- a CDS encoding sugar O-acetyltransferase, whose protein sequence is MGENKDRMLAGDWYIPDDPELMAETETRTALCAAYNAGGASRAAREKALEELLGSVGEGVNVRPPFQCDYGSYITIGDRTFINFNAVFLDAAPITIGSDVQIGPNVQLLTPAHELDAERRRAGWERALPVTIGDNVWLGGGVIVCPGVTIGESTVVGAGSVVTKDLPAGVLAVGNPARVVRRLDG